One Pristiophorus japonicus isolate sPriJap1 unplaced genomic scaffold, sPriJap1.hap1 HAP1_SCAFFOLD_160, whole genome shotgun sequence genomic region harbors:
- the LOC139243082 gene encoding probable G-protein coupled receptor 139, which produces MDRNLRTVDWNVTTMDWNLRTVDWNVTTMDRGLMSSIEQFYVRYDIRSLKWRIYFALQILQYFYYPLLAAVGVPFNSVTIVILSRGKCGLSKCVTCYLVAMATADLLVIIIDLILRHIPTVYTEQFQFVLSLPVCNIHAVLLYTVTDCSVWFTVTFTFDRFMAICCQKLKTKYCTERTATVVLGTVTVLSSLKDITWYFIFSGSYRLGNMPWFCHESDYSSDSLVWASIEFLHYILNPFVPFVLILLLNAFTIRHILVAIRTRRRLRGPSSGGSHKDPEMESRRKYIILLFLISGNFILLWAMYMLYFIYVRMFSLGYEYFYLPLFIRNLGFMLQLLSCCTNTAIYAVTQTKFREQLKNVVKYPFILIVKCIK; this is translated from the exons ATGGATCGGAATCTGAGAACAGTGGATTGGAATGTGACAACAATGGATTGGAATCTGAGAACAGTGGATTGGAATGTGACAACAATGGACAGGGGTCTCATGTCCTCGATTGAACAATTTTATGTACGTTATGATATCCGATCATTAAAATGGCGGATCTACTTTGCTCTTCAGATTCTTCAATACTTTTACTATCCTCTCCTTGCTGCTGTGGGTGTTCCAT TTAACtcagtgacgattgtgatcctgtcccggggaaagtgcgggctctccaaatgtgtcacttgctacctggtggccatggcaacggcggatctcctggtcattatcatcgacttgatactgaggcacattcccaCGGTTTATACAGAACAGTTTCAATTCGTGCTGTCCCtccccgtgtgtaatatccacgctgtcTTGCTTTATACAGTCACAGACTgctctgtctggttcactgtcactttcaccttcgatcgatttatggccatttgttgccagaagctgaaaactaaatattgcaccgagagaacggcgactgtggttctgggaacagtgactgtgctgagcagCTTAAAGGACATCACCTGGTATTTTATCTTTTCGGGTTCGTACAGGCTCGGTAACATGCCCTGGTTTTGTCATGAATCAGACTATAGTTCCGATTCACTGGTCTGGGCATCAATCGAGTTCCTTCATTATATCCTCAACCCATTTgtcccatttgttctgatccttctgctcaacGCTTTCAccatcagacacattttagtggccatcaggacccgcaggagactccggggtcccAGCAGTGGGGGGAGTCACAAAGACCCCGAGATGGAGAGTCGTAGGAAATACATCATTTTACTGTTTCTTATCTCgggcaatttcatcctgttatgggcaaTGTATATGTTGTATTTTATCTATGTCCGGATGTTTTCGCTCGGCTATGAATATTTCTATCTACCGCTTTTTATCAGGAATCTGGGATTCATGCTGcaactcctgagttgctgcacaaacacggcgatttatgccgtgacccagactaagttcagagagcagttgaagaatgtggtgaaatatccctttattCTGATTGTGAAATGCATTAAATAA